A single Paratractidigestivibacter faecalis DNA region contains:
- a CDS encoding NAD(P)/FAD-dependent oxidoreductase yields the protein MQQAYYDVAIIGAGVSGCAIARELTRLDVRTCVIEAEDDVCCGTSRANSAIVHAGFDAQPGTLMARLNVEGTSLMPDLCQELDVDFSAIGSLVVCTDEKTLPDLHALLERGLANGVPDLRVIGREELLDMEPNASDAAVAALWAPTAGIVNPFQLTCALAESAAANGVEFRLGERVCGLSRGAGGSPWQISTNKAQLKARVVVNAAGVRADEVHAMASATPLAITPRRGQYYVLDTCAGTHVRHTVFALPTRLGKGVLVTPTTAGNLLVGPTAEDIGDKDGVDTTATGLAEVREKAAITVRDVPFRECIRTFSGLRAHREEHDFLIGEAPDAPGFVDCAAIESPGLSASPAIGRHVAGIVAGILGNPPLREGFVATRRGIPDVVCMPREEWAALVRERPDYGRVVCRCRTVTEGQIVDAIRAVPGARSVDGVKRRIEAGMGRCQGGFCTPKIMELLAREVPGLEEGSVTKDGAGSPLALGRTKEVDAS from the coding sequence ATGCAACAGGCCTACTACGACGTCGCCATCATCGGGGCGGGCGTCTCTGGCTGCGCAATAGCCCGCGAGCTCACTCGCCTTGACGTGCGGACATGCGTCATCGAGGCGGAAGACGACGTCTGCTGCGGCACGTCCCGCGCCAACTCCGCCATCGTCCACGCCGGCTTTGACGCCCAGCCCGGCACACTCATGGCCCGCCTCAACGTCGAGGGCACTTCGCTCATGCCGGACCTCTGCCAAGAGCTTGACGTGGACTTCAGCGCAATAGGCTCCCTGGTGGTCTGCACCGACGAGAAGACCCTGCCTGACCTCCACGCCCTTCTGGAGCGCGGACTCGCAAACGGTGTCCCCGACCTGCGCGTCATTGGGCGAGAAGAGCTTCTGGACATGGAGCCCAACGCATCCGACGCCGCCGTCGCCGCACTCTGGGCCCCTACCGCAGGCATCGTGAACCCTTTCCAGCTCACCTGCGCGCTGGCCGAGAGCGCCGCCGCAAACGGCGTCGAGTTCCGCCTTGGCGAGCGGGTCTGCGGGCTCTCGCGCGGCGCAGGTGGCTCCCCGTGGCAAATCTCAACCAACAAAGCACAGCTCAAAGCACGTGTGGTGGTCAACGCAGCCGGCGTGCGAGCCGACGAGGTGCACGCCATGGCCAGCGCCACGCCACTTGCCATAACACCTCGCCGCGGGCAGTACTACGTGCTCGACACCTGTGCCGGCACTCACGTCCGGCACACCGTCTTCGCGCTGCCCACGCGCCTGGGGAAGGGCGTCCTCGTGACCCCCACCACGGCCGGAAACCTCCTCGTCGGCCCCACCGCCGAGGACATCGGCGACAAGGACGGCGTCGACACCACGGCAACAGGCCTCGCCGAGGTGCGCGAGAAGGCCGCCATCACCGTGAGAGACGTTCCCTTCCGCGAGTGCATCCGCACCTTCTCCGGCCTGCGCGCCCACCGCGAGGAGCATGACTTCCTCATCGGAGAGGCGCCCGATGCCCCGGGCTTCGTGGACTGCGCGGCCATAGAGTCCCCGGGGCTTTCCGCCTCTCCGGCGATCGGGCGGCACGTCGCGGGCATCGTCGCGGGCATTCTGGGCAACCCGCCGCTGCGCGAGGGGTTCGTTGCAACCAGAAGGGGCATTCCGGACGTGGTGTGCATGCCGCGCGAAGAGTGGGCCGCCCTCGTGCGCGAGCGGCCGGACTACGGTCGCGTTGTCTGCCGCTGCCGCACCGTCACCGAGGGGCAGATCGTCGACGCCATCCGTGCCGTACCAGGCGCCCGCAGCGTGGACGGCGTGAAGCGCCGCATTGAGGCCGGCATGGGCCGCTGCCAGGGCGGATTCTGCACTCCAAAGATCATGGAACTGCTTGCCAGGGAGGTCCCCGGGCTCGAGGAAGGCTCCGTCACCAAGGACGGCGCCGGCTCGCCCCTTGCCCTCGGCCGGACCAAGGAGGTCGATGCCTCGTGA
- a CDS encoding ABC-F family ATP-binding cassette domain-containing protein — MGILIGLEYVGHEWPGKHVLSDQTLGINEGERIGIVGKNGDGKSTLLDIVAKRLEPDEGSVTWRGGIHVGYLGQTDQLGDDETVGHAVVGQTPDYVWASDPRIRGIVDELIGDLDWNGLVGELSGGQRRRCDLARLLVGTWDVICMDEPTNHLDMQAIEWLADHLKARWPQGQGALLMVTHDRWFLDEVCEHMWEVHDREVTPFEGGYSAYIQQRVERDRQSAVIEERRQNTLRKELNWLAHGAKARTSKPKFRIEAARALIANDPPLRNPLELKRLAVSRLGKKVITMKDVEFSYPGASAPVVESLDWLIGPGDRYGILGANGAGKSTLLKLMTGHLQPTRGSVQIGASVKFGWMSQHLDALSDKEDWRVLEILSRYKHSYLVGGKMLSPTQLCERLGFEQREFQNFVRDLSGGQRRRLALLCVILDEPNVLVLDEPGNDLDTDMLAVLEDLLDSWPGTLLVVSHDRYLMERVTDDQYALIDGHVRHCPGGVDEYLSILSKAGATATGTRPGAAAASPQKPARQPSDGLSNAERRELKKRFDAVTRKLDKLRGEPDRLRAEMASAPADDFEKLMALQQELDATLAQTSDLEDEWLELSDRLGLD, encoded by the coding sequence GTGGGAATCCTCATAGGCCTGGAGTACGTCGGGCACGAGTGGCCCGGCAAGCACGTGCTCAGCGACCAGACGCTCGGCATCAACGAGGGCGAGCGCATCGGCATCGTGGGCAAGAACGGCGACGGCAAGTCAACGCTGCTGGACATCGTGGCCAAGCGCCTGGAGCCCGACGAGGGCTCGGTCACCTGGCGCGGCGGCATCCACGTGGGCTACCTCGGCCAGACCGACCAGCTCGGCGATGACGAGACGGTCGGGCACGCCGTGGTGGGTCAGACCCCCGACTACGTCTGGGCCTCCGACCCGCGCATCCGCGGCATCGTGGACGAGCTCATAGGGGACCTTGACTGGAACGGCCTGGTGGGCGAGCTCTCCGGTGGCCAGCGCCGCCGCTGCGACCTGGCCCGCCTGCTCGTGGGCACCTGGGACGTCATATGCATGGACGAGCCCACCAACCACCTTGACATGCAGGCCATCGAATGGCTGGCGGACCACCTCAAGGCCCGCTGGCCCCAAGGCCAGGGCGCGCTCCTGATGGTCACGCATGACCGCTGGTTCTTGGACGAGGTCTGCGAGCACATGTGGGAGGTCCACGACCGTGAGGTCACGCCCTTCGAGGGCGGCTACTCAGCCTACATCCAGCAGCGCGTGGAGCGAGACCGCCAATCCGCCGTCATTGAGGAGCGTCGCCAGAACACCCTGCGCAAGGAGCTCAATTGGCTCGCGCACGGCGCAAAGGCGCGCACGAGCAAGCCGAAGTTCCGCATAGAGGCCGCCCGAGCCCTCATCGCCAACGACCCGCCCCTCAGAAACCCGCTCGAGCTCAAGCGCCTTGCCGTGAGCCGTCTGGGCAAGAAGGTCATCACCATGAAGGACGTCGAGTTCTCCTACCCGGGCGCAAGCGCGCCCGTGGTGGAGAGCCTCGACTGGCTCATCGGCCCCGGCGACCGCTACGGCATCCTCGGCGCCAACGGCGCGGGAAAGTCAACGCTTCTCAAGCTCATGACGGGACACCTCCAGCCCACGCGCGGCTCCGTGCAGATAGGCGCCTCGGTCAAGTTCGGCTGGATGAGCCAGCACCTGGACGCGCTCTCCGACAAGGAGGACTGGCGCGTGCTGGAGATCCTCTCCCGCTACAAGCACAGCTATCTCGTGGGCGGCAAGATGCTGTCCCCCACGCAGCTGTGCGAGCGCCTGGGCTTCGAGCAGCGCGAGTTCCAGAACTTCGTGCGCGACCTCTCCGGAGGCCAGAGGCGCCGCCTGGCGCTTCTCTGCGTCATCCTTGACGAGCCCAACGTGCTGGTGCTGGACGAGCCCGGCAACGACCTCGACACCGACATGCTCGCTGTTCTGGAGGACCTGCTGGACTCCTGGCCCGGAACGCTTCTGGTGGTGAGCCACGACCGCTACCTCATGGAGCGCGTGACCGACGACCAGTACGCCCTCATCGACGGCCACGTAAGGCACTGCCCCGGCGGCGTTGACGAGTACCTCTCGATTCTGTCCAAGGCAGGCGCCACCGCTACCGGCACGAGGCCTGGCGCCGCCGCTGCCTCGCCGCAGAAGCCCGCGCGGCAGCCCTCAGACGGCCTTTCCAACGCCGAGCGGCGCGAGCTCAAGAAGCGCTTTGACGCGGTGACCCGCAAGCTCGACAAGCTCCGGGGCGAGCCCGACCGTCTCCGCGCCGAGATGGCCAGCGCCCCCGCGGACGACTTCGAGAAGCTCATGGCCCTCCAGCAGGAGCTCGACGCCACCCTGGCCCAGACGTCCGACCTCGAGGACGAGTGGCTGGAGCTCTCCGACCGCCTCGGCCTCGACTAG
- a CDS encoding deoxyribonuclease IV gives MSEKTLFLGCHLSTSGGYLAMGRTALEIGANTFAFFTRNPRGGNAKPLDAADVSALRELMDKSGFGPLVAHAPYTMNLCSAKAETVEFARRAMAEDLERMESLPGNYYNFHPGSHVKQGADKGIELICEGLNQVLVAGQSTRVLLETMAGKGTEVGRTFEELARIIDGVGHDELLGVCLDTCHVSDGGYDIASDLAGVLDEFDRVIGLDRLCALHLNDSKNPVGSHKDRHERIGEGALGVRTFSAIVGEPRLSGLPMILETPNDLQGYAGEIALLRRLAAEGDVR, from the coding sequence GTGAGCGAGAAGACCCTCTTCCTCGGCTGCCACCTCTCCACGAGCGGCGGCTACCTCGCCATGGGCAGGACCGCCCTGGAAATCGGCGCCAACACCTTTGCGTTCTTCACCAGGAACCCCCGAGGCGGCAATGCCAAGCCCCTGGACGCCGCCGACGTCTCCGCCCTGCGCGAGCTCATGGACAAGAGCGGCTTTGGGCCCCTGGTGGCCCATGCGCCCTACACCATGAACCTGTGCTCTGCCAAGGCCGAGACCGTCGAATTCGCCCGGCGCGCCATGGCCGAGGACCTCGAGCGCATGGAGTCCCTTCCGGGCAACTACTACAACTTCCACCCCGGCAGTCACGTCAAGCAGGGCGCCGACAAGGGCATCGAGCTCATCTGCGAGGGCCTGAACCAGGTCCTGGTTGCCGGCCAGAGCACCCGCGTGCTGCTGGAGACCATGGCCGGCAAGGGGACCGAGGTCGGGCGCACCTTCGAGGAGCTGGCCCGCATCATCGACGGCGTGGGGCACGACGAGCTCCTGGGCGTGTGCCTGGACACCTGCCACGTCTCTGACGGCGGCTACGACATAGCGTCTGACCTGGCCGGCGTTCTCGACGAGTTCGACCGCGTCATCGGCCTCGACCGCCTGTGCGCCCTGCACCTCAACGACTCAAAGAACCCCGTGGGCTCGCACAAGGACCGCCACGAGCGCATCGGCGAGGGCGCCCTGGGCGTAAGGACCTTCTCGGCCATCGTGGGCGAGCCGAGGCTGTCCGGGCTTCCCATGATCCTCGAGACGCCCAACGACCTGCAGGGATACGCTGGCGAGATCGCGCTGCTGCGCAGGCTTGCAGCCGAGGGAGATGTCAGATAG
- the coaBC gene encoding bifunctional phosphopantothenoylcysteine decarboxylase/phosphopantothenate--cysteine ligase CoaBC: MPSESRHVLLAVCGGIAAYKACEVLRGLQKAGCEVRVTMTADAERFVGPATFEGLTRHAVADDLYGYPETAIPHVDLAEWADLVVVVPATANVMAKMAAGLADDCLSTTLLAAACPVLVAPGMNVHMWQNAATQANLRTLRARGVGFVLPVEGRLACGDVGAGKLADVEDIVSAALAALDAPRTEKDLQLTRILVTAGPTHEAIDPVRYIANASTGKMGYAIAAAAARRGAQVTLVSGPTALEVPEGVVRMDVTSTQEMYEAAMAAFPGCDAAICTAAVADYTPAAPADHKLKKAHEHLDSIELVETRDILASLCSQKGERVVVGFAAETNDLLSNAQAKLARKGADLIVANDVSRRDSTFGADTSRIALVSPAGVTQRETRPLSEVADDVLDATRDLLRGRA; encoded by the coding sequence TTGCCGTCCGAGTCCAGGCACGTCCTTCTCGCCGTCTGCGGCGGCATTGCCGCCTACAAGGCGTGCGAGGTGCTGCGCGGCCTGCAGAAGGCCGGCTGCGAGGTGCGCGTCACCATGACGGCCGACGCGGAGCGCTTCGTGGGGCCCGCCACCTTCGAGGGCCTCACCCGGCACGCCGTGGCGGACGACCTCTACGGCTACCCCGAGACCGCCATCCCGCACGTGGACCTCGCGGAGTGGGCCGACCTCGTGGTGGTGGTGCCCGCCACGGCCAACGTCATGGCCAAGATGGCCGCGGGCCTTGCCGACGACTGCCTTAGCACCACGCTTCTGGCCGCCGCCTGCCCCGTGCTGGTGGCCCCCGGCATGAACGTCCACATGTGGCAGAACGCCGCCACCCAGGCAAACCTGAGGACGCTCAGGGCCCGCGGCGTCGGCTTCGTGCTTCCGGTGGAAGGGCGCCTCGCCTGCGGAGACGTGGGCGCGGGCAAGCTCGCCGACGTTGAGGACATCGTCTCTGCGGCCCTGGCCGCCCTCGACGCCCCGCGCACGGAGAAGGACCTCCAGCTCACCAGGATCCTCGTCACCGCGGGACCCACGCACGAGGCCATTGACCCCGTGCGCTACATCGCCAACGCCTCGACCGGCAAGATGGGCTACGCCATCGCCGCCGCCGCGGCCCGTCGCGGGGCCCAGGTGACGCTCGTCTCTGGCCCCACGGCGCTCGAGGTGCCCGAGGGGGTCGTCCGCATGGACGTCACGAGCACCCAGGAGATGTACGAGGCCGCTATGGCGGCGTTTCCCGGGTGCGACGCGGCCATCTGCACGGCCGCCGTCGCCGACTACACGCCCGCCGCGCCCGCGGACCACAAGCTCAAGAAGGCCCACGAGCACCTGGACTCCATCGAGCTCGTCGAGACCAGGGACATCCTTGCCTCGCTCTGCTCCCAGAAGGGCGAGCGCGTCGTCGTCGGGTTTGCCGCCGAGACCAACGACCTTCTCTCCAACGCGCAGGCCAAGCTCGCGCGCAAGGGGGCGGACCTCATCGTCGCAAACGACGTCTCCCGCAGGGACTCCACCTTCGGCGCGGACACGAGCCGCATCGCGCTCGTCTCGCCCGCGGGCGTCACGCAGCGCGAGACCAGGCCGCTTTCCGAGGTGGCAGACGATGTCCTGGACGCCACGCGCGACCTTCTGAGGGGGCGTGCCTAG
- a CDS encoding zinc ribbon domain-containing protein produces the protein MSESTALLRLQEIDLALLKDASTLAGMPQQAKLKNIAAARKKVESQLTKILGQRKDAQIELDDLKDALQHYKDVTAEVQAEAVEGTKTHREVRDIELSLTHLAKQIEKTEFELPVRQEALDKLVLAEKNANLMLERLDAEREATQASYDEESAELKARIRSLSAERDRESAQVGAAMMERYEAARKRFRGLAVETLVGNVPTVCRVKLQPSQFHDLSHGPEVTECPYCHRILIATEQGE, from the coding sequence ATGAGCGAATCCACCGCGCTCCTCAGGCTCCAGGAGATTGACCTCGCGCTGCTGAAGGACGCCTCCACGCTTGCGGGCATGCCCCAGCAGGCAAAGCTCAAGAACATCGCCGCGGCTCGCAAGAAGGTAGAGAGCCAGCTCACCAAGATCTTGGGCCAGCGCAAGGACGCCCAGATCGAGCTCGACGACCTTAAGGACGCCCTCCAGCACTACAAGGACGTGACCGCTGAGGTCCAGGCGGAGGCCGTCGAGGGCACCAAGACCCACCGCGAGGTCCGCGACATCGAGCTCTCCCTCACGCACCTTGCCAAGCAGATCGAGAAGACCGAGTTCGAGCTCCCGGTGCGCCAGGAGGCCCTCGACAAGCTCGTTCTTGCCGAGAAGAACGCCAACCTGATGCTGGAGCGCCTGGACGCGGAGCGCGAGGCCACGCAGGCCTCCTACGACGAGGAGTCCGCGGAGCTCAAGGCCCGCATCCGCTCGCTTTCCGCCGAGCGCGACCGCGAGAGCGCCCAGGTGGGCGCGGCCATGATGGAGCGCTACGAGGCCGCCCGCAAGCGCTTCCGTGGCCTTGCGGTGGAGACCCTGGTGGGCAACGTCCCCACGGTCTGTCGCGTCAAGCTGCAGCCCAGCCAGTTCCACGACCTCTCCCACGGTCCCGAGGTCACCGAGTGCCCCTACTGCCACCGCATCCTCATCGCGACCGAGCAGGGGGAGTAG
- a CDS encoding cysteine desulfurase family protein: protein MQTRKTVYLDHAASSPLRQQARDALLAYEEAPYAGANPNSLHTMGRQAARALDGARAELARCLGGRVRPADVTFTSGGTESNNLAVLGIAEGARSRDRRRTCVVLSAIEHDSILDLVPMLHDRGFEVRLAKCDRSGVVTPELLGETLDASCALVSVMSANNETGVVQPVGQLARAAHAAGALFHTDAVQAFGRIPLDLANVDAVSVAAHKIGGPVGIGALAVRGRVPLRPMMLGGGQELGRRPGTQDVSSALAFAAAATWCCANLEQNRAATAGLAHGLYARLCAEGTGIRPTAGTEVGADRLPGIVSVVVPSMDSETLILALDQQGFEVSAGSACSSGSSDPSHVLSAMGIPRNDALGSLRVSFDERCPREDLDAFADALLAIVAAGRAR from the coding sequence ATGCAGACGCGCAAAACCGTATACCTGGACCACGCGGCGTCCTCGCCCCTGCGCCAGCAGGCAAGAGACGCGCTTCTTGCCTACGAGGAGGCGCCCTACGCCGGCGCCAACCCCAACTCGCTGCACACCATGGGCAGGCAGGCCGCCCGTGCCCTCGACGGGGCCCGCGCTGAGCTCGCGCGCTGCCTGGGCGGGCGCGTCCGTCCCGCGGACGTGACCTTCACCTCCGGCGGCACCGAGAGCAACAACCTCGCCGTGCTGGGCATAGCCGAGGGCGCGCGCTCCCGCGACCGCCGACGCACCTGCGTGGTGCTCTCCGCCATCGAGCACGACTCCATCCTGGACCTCGTGCCCATGCTGCACGACCGCGGCTTCGAGGTCAGGCTCGCCAAGTGCGACCGCTCCGGCGTGGTCACGCCCGAGCTCCTCGGCGAGACCCTGGACGCCAGCTGCGCCCTCGTAAGCGTCATGAGCGCAAACAACGAGACGGGCGTGGTCCAGCCGGTGGGCCAGCTCGCGAGGGCCGCCCACGCGGCCGGGGCCCTCTTCCACACCGACGCCGTCCAGGCGTTCGGGAGGATTCCGCTCGACCTCGCCAACGTCGACGCGGTGAGCGTCGCGGCCCACAAGATCGGCGGGCCCGTGGGCATAGGCGCCCTTGCCGTGCGCGGCCGCGTCCCCCTGCGCCCGATGATGCTCGGCGGCGGCCAGGAGCTGGGACGACGCCCCGGCACGCAGGACGTCTCGTCCGCGCTGGCATTCGCGGCGGCGGCCACCTGGTGCTGCGCCAACCTCGAGCAGAACCGCGCCGCCACGGCAGGGCTCGCGCACGGCCTCTACGCGCGCCTCTGCGCCGAGGGGACGGGCATCCGGCCCACTGCCGGCACCGAGGTGGGCGCAGACCGCCTGCCTGGCATCGTGAGCGTGGTCGTGCCCTCCATGGACTCCGAGACCCTCATCCTCGCCCTCGACCAGCAGGGCTTCGAGGTCTCGGCGGGGTCTGCCTGCTCGTCGGGGTCGAGCGACCCCAGCCACGTGCTCTCGGCCATGGGCATCCCCAGAAACGACGCCTTGGGCTCGCTTCGCGTCTCCTTTGACGAGAGGTGCCCCAGGGAGGACCTCGACGCCTTTGCGGACGCGCTCCTGGCAATCGTGGCAGCGGGCCGCGCAAGGTAG
- the rpe gene encoding ribulose-phosphate 3-epimerase yields MLEDVLVAPSVLSADFARLGEDLKSIETADYVHFDVMDGHFVPNLTFGPDVLRAIKATTDVPVDAHLMISNPDEMTRLYVEAGADMVSFHLEATNHAHRIVSYLRESGVRPAVAINPATPVCMLDSIIEDVDMVLVMTVNPGFGGQKFIPSSVAKVAKVRALAKEHGVSPMIEVDGGVSEQNAGQICAAGANVIVAGSAVFKKDDRAAAIRAIKDAGQLGLAKRA; encoded by the coding sequence ATGCTTGAAGACGTTCTTGTCGCCCCGTCCGTCCTGTCTGCAGACTTTGCGCGCCTGGGGGAGGACCTCAAGAGCATCGAGACGGCCGACTACGTGCACTTTGACGTGATGGACGGCCACTTTGTCCCCAACCTCACCTTTGGCCCGGACGTGCTTCGCGCCATCAAGGCCACCACTGACGTCCCCGTGGACGCCCACCTCATGATCTCCAACCCCGACGAGATGACCCGCCTGTACGTGGAGGCCGGCGCCGACATGGTGTCCTTCCATCTGGAGGCCACCAACCACGCCCACCGCATTGTCTCCTACCTGCGCGAGTCCGGCGTGCGCCCGGCCGTGGCCATCAACCCCGCCACGCCCGTCTGCATGCTCGACTCCATCATCGAGGACGTCGACATGGTCCTGGTCATGACCGTGAATCCCGGCTTTGGCGGTCAGAAGTTCATTCCCAGCTCCGTGGCCAAGGTCGCCAAGGTGCGCGCGCTTGCCAAGGAGCACGGCGTGAGCCCCATGATCGAGGTCGACGGCGGCGTCTCAGAGCAGAACGCCGGCCAGATCTGCGCCGCGGGCGCCAACGTCATCGTGGCCGGCAGCGCCGTCTTCAAGAAGGACGACCGCGCCGCGGCCATCCGCGCCATCAAGGACGCCGGCCAGCTCGGCCTTGCAAAGAGGGCCTAG
- a CDS encoding NAD(P)H-dependent glycerol-3-phosphate dehydrogenase — translation MAAGLLTACIVGSGSWGTAFAGLMASQAAEVRLWCRSTEVASAVNATRRNPRHLTGYELPGNVIATSDAAAALCGVDAVVLALPSTHLRDVCRALAPHVAPDVPVLVLTKGMEPGTHQLMLDVAGAELGHAERMAVLSGPNHAEEICLGQVSAAVLACGSPEVGERLRGLVATPFFRVYASDDVTGVEVCGAMKNVVAIACGIAAGLSAGDNTQAVLMTRGIAEIGRVSDALGGSPLTPMGLAGMGDLVATCTSEHSRNRTFGEAFVAGEGLAAYEARTGMVVEGAHAAQSFWELAREHGIEAPLTCAVHDVLVDGLDLASASASLLGRLPREEFYGLSRTTESKGII, via the coding sequence GTGGCGGCCGGGCTTCTCACGGCCTGCATCGTGGGCTCGGGCTCCTGGGGGACAGCCTTCGCCGGCCTCATGGCCAGCCAGGCGGCAGAGGTGAGGCTCTGGTGCCGCAGCACCGAGGTGGCGTCTGCCGTCAACGCAACGCGCAGGAACCCGCGTCACCTCACGGGCTACGAGCTGCCGGGCAACGTCATCGCCACGAGCGACGCGGCCGCAGCGCTTTGCGGCGTGGACGCCGTGGTCCTGGCCCTGCCGTCCACGCACCTGCGCGACGTCTGCCGCGCGCTCGCGCCCCACGTCGCGCCTGACGTGCCCGTCCTCGTGCTCACCAAGGGCATGGAGCCGGGCACGCATCAGCTCATGCTGGACGTCGCCGGCGCCGAGCTGGGGCACGCCGAGCGCATGGCCGTGCTCTCCGGCCCCAACCACGCCGAGGAGATTTGTCTGGGTCAGGTCTCCGCCGCCGTCCTTGCCTGCGGGAGCCCCGAGGTCGGCGAGCGCCTGCGAGGCCTCGTGGCAACCCCCTTCTTCCGCGTCTACGCCTCCGACGACGTCACCGGAGTCGAGGTCTGCGGCGCCATGAAGAACGTCGTGGCCATAGCCTGCGGCATCGCGGCCGGCCTGAGCGCCGGCGACAACACGCAGGCCGTCCTCATGACCCGCGGCATCGCGGAGATAGGCCGCGTCTCAGACGCTCTGGGCGGAAGCCCGCTCACCCCGATGGGTCTTGCCGGCATGGGAGACCTCGTGGCCACCTGCACCTCCGAGCACTCCCGCAACAGGACCTTCGGCGAGGCCTTCGTGGCCGGCGAGGGGCTTGCCGCATACGAGGCCCGAACCGGCATGGTGGTCGAGGGGGCGCACGCGGCCCAGAGCTTCTGGGAGCTTGCGCGCGAGCATGGCATCGAGGCTCCGCTCACCTGCGCCGTGCATGACGTTCTCGTGGATGGGCTCGACCTTGCTTCCGCCAGCGCGTCGCTTCTCGGTAGACTTCCACGCGAGGAGTTCTACGGCCTGAGCCGAACAACCGAATCGAAAGGGATCATCTGA
- a CDS encoding glycerol-3-phosphate acyltransferase, with translation MLLTTNLTFCVWTLALALGAYVVCGIPFGLVIAKREGHVDVRTVGSGNIGTTNVARSVGKKAAALTLLCDLGKGLVWMLLARWVLAALVFGGDAASLDHTTVFGASLSLVYMGCILGHVFSPFLGFHGGKGIAVGFGAALGLWWPVALGLLVVFLVFAVPSRYVSLGSVCAAASLPIQCALWGFPLISVAPIVVVALVVIWAHRSNIRKLARGEERRFAFHKDGEKPESGSDATDGSGQGGAR, from the coding sequence GTGCTTCTCACCACAAACCTCACCTTCTGCGTGTGGACCCTGGCCCTTGCGCTAGGCGCCTACGTGGTCTGCGGAATTCCCTTCGGCCTCGTCATCGCCAAGCGCGAGGGTCACGTGGACGTGCGCACCGTCGGTTCCGGGAACATCGGGACCACCAACGTGGCCCGCAGCGTGGGCAAGAAGGCCGCGGCCCTGACGCTTTTGTGCGACCTGGGCAAGGGCCTGGTCTGGATGCTGCTCGCCCGCTGGGTGCTGGCGGCACTGGTCTTTGGCGGCGACGCCGCGTCCCTTGACCACACCACGGTCTTTGGCGCCTCGCTCTCCCTGGTCTACATGGGCTGCATTCTGGGTCACGTCTTCTCGCCATTCCTGGGCTTCCACGGCGGCAAGGGCATAGCCGTGGGCTTTGGCGCGGCCCTGGGCCTGTGGTGGCCCGTCGCGTTGGGCCTTCTGGTGGTGTTCCTGGTCTTTGCCGTGCCCTCCCGCTACGTGAGCCTGGGCTCGGTCTGCGCCGCGGCGTCGCTTCCCATCCAGTGCGCCCTCTGGGGCTTCCCGCTCATCTCCGTGGCGCCCATCGTGGTGGTGGCCCTGGTGGTCATCTGGGCGCACCGCTCCAACATCAGGAAGCTCGCCCGCGGCGAGGAGCGTCGCTTCGCCTTCCACAAGGACGGCGAGAAGCCCGAGAGCGGCTCCGACGCCACCGATGGCTCAGGCCAGGGAGGCGCCCGCTAG